One window of the Candidatus Dependentiae bacterium genome contains the following:
- a CDS encoding leucine-rich repeat domain-containing protein → MKKLLVIVLTCAGIGALSAMQKEVTQVTLVGKDGQQVIIDRSVAQRIPTIQDLLEVFPAGQEIPIENFDAATLQSVVDFVEQVYTQAPVLKLDPKFFEKTEMHQAYTPADIPEQVRIIKMIYGYGDKGSNQAFMQAADFLGLDWVEVALQGGVSIADLIVFNQMPKIIYKILDCSKETIKRTITSIAGISLLPKDSFANLQQLNLSGNQITTIPDAIGNLANLKALNLNNNQIPTIPDAIGNLTNLESLYLPGNQITIIPDAIGNLTNLQWFDLSGNQITTIPDAIGNLTNLKALNLNNNQIPTIPDAIGNLANLKALYLSGNQVTTIPDAIGNLANLQRLNLSGNQITTIPDAIGNLTNLRILLLKDNQLDQATKDRVRQLLPNAEIEF, encoded by the coding sequence ATGAAAAAATTATTAGTAATTGTATTAACATGTGCCGGTATTGGCGCATTGAGTGCCATGCAAAAAGAGGTTACCCAGGTCACGCTTGTAGGCAAAGATGGCCAACAAGTAATAATTGACCGTTCGGTTGCTCAAAGAATCCCAACTATTCAAGACTTGCTCGAAGTATTCCCTGCAGGGCAAGAAATACCTATAGAAAATTTTGATGCAGCAACACTGCAATCTGTTGTTGATTTTGTAGAACAAGTGTATACCCAGGCACCGGTGCTCAAATTAGACCCTAAGTTCTTTGAAAAAACAGAAATGCATCAAGCTTATACTCCTGCAGATATTCCTGAACAAGTCAGAATAATAAAGATGATATATGGATATGGAGACAAAGGCAGTAACCAAGCGTTTATGCAAGCTGCTGACTTTCTGGGTCTTGATTGGGTAGAGGTCGCTTTACAAGGTGGAGTTAGTATTGCAGACTTGATTGTGTTTAATCAAATGCCTAAGATCATATATAAAATACTTGACTGTTCTAAAGAAACGATAAAAAGAACGATAACAAGTATTGCAGGCATCTCTTTATTACCCAAAGATTCTTTTGCAAACTTACAACAGCTCAATCTTTCCGGTAATCAGATAACTACCATACCTGATGCTATTGGCAACCTTGCAAACTTAAAAGCGCTCAATCTTAATAATAATCAAATACCTACCATACCTGATGCTATTGGCAACCTTACAAACTTAGAATCGCTTTATCTTCCTGGTAATCAGATAACTATCATACCTGATGCTATTGGCAACCTTACAAACTTACAATGGTTCGATCTTTCCGGTAATCAGATAACTACCATACCTGATGCTATTGGCAACCTTACAAACTTAAAAGCGCTCAATCTTAATAATAATCAAATACCTACCATACCTGATGCTATTGGCAACCTTGCAAACTTAAAAGCACTCTATCTTTCCGGTAATCAGGTAACTACCATACCTGATGCTATTGGCAACCTTGCAAACTTACAACGGCTCAATCTTTCCGGTAATCAGATAACTACCATACCTGATGCCATTGGTAACCTTACAAACTTACGAATACTCTTACTTAAGGATAACCAACTCGATCAAGCAACTAAAGATCGGGTACGTCAATTGTTGCCAAATGCAGAAATAGAATTTTAA
- a CDS encoding superoxide dismutase, translating into MYKLPPLPYAFGALEPYIDALTMEIHHDRHHQAYINNLNTALEKYPALQKVPLKELLENLDDVPADIRTTVRNNGGGTFNHDMFWTIMSPNGGGKPTGKIADEINKIFGSFEAMQEQFNTAAKTVFGSGWAWLCLDLTGKLVIMSTANQDTPLSVGLSPVMGLDVWEHAYYLKYQNKRPDYITAWWHVTNWEQVEENYRALVE; encoded by the coding sequence ATGTACAAACTTCCTCCATTACCGTATGCGTTTGGTGCACTTGAACCGTATATTGATGCATTGACTATGGAAATTCATCATGATCGTCATCATCAAGCATATATAAATAATTTGAATACAGCATTGGAGAAATATCCTGCACTACAAAAAGTGCCACTCAAAGAATTATTAGAAAATTTGGATGATGTGCCAGCAGACATTCGTACTACGGTACGCAATAATGGGGGGGGTACGTTTAATCATGACATGTTCTGGACCATTATGTCTCCTAATGGTGGTGGTAAACCAACAGGTAAAATTGCTGATGAAATCAACAAAATATTTGGTTCGTTTGAAGCAATGCAAGAACAATTTAATACGGCTGCCAAAACAGTATTTGGGAGTGGCTGGGCATGGCTGTGCCTTGATCTGACGGGTAAGTTGGTAATTATGAGTACGGCAAATCAGGACACACCACTTTCTGTTGGGTTGTCACCCGTTATGGGGCTTGATGTATGGGAACATGCGTATTATTTAAAGTATCAAAACAAGCGCCCGGATTATATTACTGCCTGGTGGCATGTAACCAATTGGGAACAAGTAGAAGAAAATTATCGTGCATTAGTGGAATAA
- a CDS encoding S41 family peptidase produces the protein MKKYIIALVALCTLSIYAPDQQKNKQANTSDFDETIYNWSQTFAEVLHLTRQKHYKAANVEHAMQQAIDAFLSNLDPHSGFLGPDTYKRMMESTSGEFFGIGIVIDNTRKPKDKHLTVVDTIPEGPADKAGVHPMDKIIEIDGVPLAGMTTEEATTKLKGARNTKVGIKVLRQDKPDLLSFTIIRDVVKEQNSLSFHIKDQNIYYLSLNTFSQNAVKQIEQLLQEANKEKYKGLILDLRNNSGGLLSSVVEISGMFLDKGSTVVITKDKENKPMQRYVTSHTPIANTTVPIFVLVNNYTASAAEILAGVLQIHSEKQAQLHATNQKKLLVFLVGTTTFGKGSVQEVIPISNDSAIKLTTRLYYLPNDKTIQGQGIKPDFMIERTMPLTEQAQWFNKNYGHESSFKNHIQVTNTDATKEQPKTLIPTKDKDEVESHQNRWITRAKEMLQQDNQLRATITLINLLGTAQATCPDRVCNRDKAVAFIKKHYVNQDQLTIEQVKI, from the coding sequence ATGAAAAAGTATATCATAGCGCTTGTTGCGCTTTGCACCTTATCTATATATGCGCCGGACCAGCAAAAAAACAAACAAGCGAATACATCTGACTTTGATGAAACCATATATAATTGGTCGCAAACATTTGCTGAAGTATTGCACCTTACTCGCCAAAAACATTATAAAGCTGCTAATGTGGAACATGCCATGCAACAAGCTATTGATGCATTCTTATCAAATCTTGATCCACATTCAGGATTTTTGGGACCAGACACTTATAAACGCATGATGGAAAGTACCAGTGGCGAATTTTTTGGCATCGGAATTGTAATTGATAATACCCGCAAACCAAAAGATAAACATCTGACCGTGGTAGACACAATTCCCGAAGGACCCGCAGACAAAGCCGGCGTACATCCAATGGACAAAATTATAGAAATAGATGGCGTACCACTTGCCGGGATGACAACGGAAGAAGCAACCACCAAATTAAAAGGTGCTCGCAATACCAAAGTAGGAATCAAAGTATTGCGTCAAGATAAACCAGACCTACTTTCTTTCACGATTATACGTGACGTTGTAAAAGAACAAAATTCACTCTCATTCCACATCAAAGATCAAAATATCTATTATCTTTCACTCAACACGTTTTCTCAAAATGCCGTCAAACAAATAGAACAGCTGTTGCAAGAAGCAAACAAAGAAAAATATAAAGGCCTTATTCTTGATTTGCGCAACAACTCCGGAGGGCTACTCAGTTCCGTTGTTGAAATTTCCGGCATGTTTCTAGATAAAGGTAGCACGGTAGTAATAACTAAAGATAAAGAAAATAAACCAATGCAACGATATGTAACCTCGCACACACCAATCGCAAACACAACCGTACCAATCTTTGTACTGGTCAATAACTATACAGCATCTGCTGCAGAAATTTTAGCTGGCGTACTCCAAATACATTCTGAAAAACAAGCACAATTACATGCTACTAATCAGAAAAAATTACTCGTATTTTTAGTTGGGACCACTACCTTTGGCAAAGGTTCCGTACAAGAAGTAATACCAATCAGCAATGACTCGGCAATCAAATTGACCACGCGCTTGTACTACTTACCAAATGACAAAACAATCCAAGGGCAAGGCATCAAACCAGACTTTATGATAGAACGTACTATGCCATTGACCGAGCAAGCACAATGGTTCAATAAAAACTATGGCCACGAATCTTCATTCAAAAACCATATTCAGGTTACCAATACAGATGCCACCAAAGAACAGCCTAAAACATTAATCCCTACCAAAGATAAAGATGAGGTAGAATCACACCAAAACCGCTGGATTACTCGTGCTAAAGAAATGCTCCAACAAGACAACCAATTACGCGCTACCATTACCCTGATCAACCTCCTGGGAACCGCCCAGGCTACGTGCCCAGACCGTGTATGCAACCGGGATAAAGCCGTGGCATTTATCAAAAAACACTACGTCAACCAGGATCAACTGACTATTGAACAGGTCAAAATATAA
- a CDS encoding ankyrin repeat domain-containing protein, with protein MTKRNIFLGLIVTASYIHAMEKQNLSVTFPEEFPKETKTEVARRGLESLLNDFCKNLKQKQDELKSFNQIINQALAFIQAGANPDLQLACPSRAGYNAKLEIPYTESPCLRNTLLILATAYNKLETVKKLLQLGANPNIQNACGDSALHIVAKQAANSLGGDGWSANIPDIANLLVSSGADKSLKNNESKTAYDIIVDVFPFGGVTHRVPNASFINHMYYSLTTLLQPK; from the coding sequence ATGACGAAGAGAAACATATTTTTAGGATTGATAGTTACTGCGTCTTATATACACGCTATGGAAAAACAAAATCTATCGGTTACATTTCCTGAAGAATTTCCAAAAGAAACAAAAACTGAAGTTGCACGACGAGGGTTAGAATCTTTATTGAATGATTTTTGCAAAAATTTAAAACAAAAACAAGATGAGTTGAAATCATTTAACCAAATTATTAATCAAGCATTGGCATTTATACAAGCAGGAGCTAACCCAGATCTTCAACTGGCATGTCCTTCACGAGCAGGGTATAATGCTAAGCTCGAAATTCCTTACACAGAAAGCCCCTGTTTACGTAACACATTATTAATACTCGCCACGGCATATAATAAACTTGAGACAGTAAAAAAATTATTGCAGTTAGGCGCTAACCCAAATATACAGAATGCATGTGGTGATAGTGCTCTACATATCGTAGCTAAACAAGCAGCAAATTCATTAGGAGGTGATGGATGGAGTGCTAATATACCTGACATAGCCAATTTACTCGTAAGCTCTGGGGCAGATAAATCTCTCAAAAATAATGAAAGCAAAACCGCCTATGATATTATAGTAGATGTATTTCCTTTTGGGGGTGTAACTCATAGAGTACCTAATGCAAGCTTCATTAATCATATGTATTACTCTCTTACTACATTACTACAACCAAAATAA
- the lysS gene encoding lysine--tRNA ligase, which yields MKKEHIQAEVHDTGSQEHHVRVEKVKKLREMGIEPWPQPKPTNATCQQVRDEFESHAESKTYQVAGRILTLREHGKTAFITIQDRSGTLQLYIRQDKVGDTLYDFFKHYLDLGDIIWASGQSFKTKMGEVTIKVDDFVLLSKCLHPLPEKFHGIADQEIKYRQRYLDLIATPESRERFKKRSEIITTMRHFFEQHGFIEVETPMLHPIAGGAAAHPFVTHHNALDMQLYLRIAPELYLKRLIIGGLERVYEINRNFRNEGISTRHNPEFTSVEWYIAHHDYEWMMDFTERMLHAIAAKVCADPAAVPYADYVLNFAAPFKRLTMQEAVIHYVGCTADDLHEQHIDKMLKKHGIKLENKDATWGHKLYALFDELVEKQLIQPTFITQFPVEVSPLAKRNPDNPMLTDRFELFVAGMELANAFTELNDPFDQAERFHEQVAAKHAGDAEAHAYDADFIQALEHGLPPTVGAGIGIDRLTMLLTNTTSIRDVILFPTLKRK from the coding sequence ATGAAAAAAGAACATATACAAGCAGAAGTGCATGATACTGGATCTCAAGAACATCACGTTCGAGTAGAGAAGGTTAAGAAGCTACGCGAAATGGGTATAGAGCCATGGCCGCAACCAAAACCGACCAATGCTACCTGTCAGCAAGTTCGCGATGAATTTGAGTCGCATGCAGAATCTAAAACATATCAAGTTGCCGGCCGTATTTTGACGCTGCGTGAGCATGGCAAAACTGCTTTTATTACTATTCAAGACCGTAGCGGCACATTGCAACTCTATATTCGCCAAGATAAAGTAGGCGATACCTTATATGACTTTTTCAAGCATTATCTGGATCTTGGAGATATTATCTGGGCTTCTGGCCAGTCATTCAAAACAAAAATGGGTGAAGTTACCATTAAAGTTGATGACTTTGTATTACTGAGCAAGTGTTTGCACCCATTACCGGAAAAATTTCATGGTATTGCTGATCAGGAGATCAAATACCGTCAACGTTATCTTGATTTAATCGCAACACCAGAAAGTCGTGAACGATTCAAAAAACGTTCTGAAATTATTACAACCATGCGTCATTTTTTTGAACAGCATGGATTTATAGAAGTTGAAACCCCCATGCTCCATCCAATTGCAGGTGGTGCAGCAGCACATCCATTTGTAACACACCATAATGCCCTTGATATGCAATTGTATTTACGGATTGCACCGGAATTATATTTAAAACGTTTAATTATTGGTGGCCTTGAGCGTGTGTATGAGATTAATCGTAATTTTCGCAATGAAGGTATTTCTACGCGGCATAATCCGGAATTTACATCGGTTGAATGGTATATTGCACATCATGATTATGAATGGATGATGGATTTTACCGAACGGATGCTCCATGCAATTGCTGCAAAGGTATGCGCAGATCCGGCAGCAGTTCCCTACGCTGATTACGTGTTAAATTTTGCCGCACCATTCAAACGTTTGACTATGCAAGAAGCAGTAATACACTATGTCGGTTGTACCGCAGATGATTTGCATGAACAACATATCGATAAGATGCTTAAAAAACATGGTATTAAGCTTGAGAACAAAGATGCTACCTGGGGACATAAGTTATATGCCTTATTCGACGAATTGGTAGAAAAACAACTCATTCAACCAACCTTTATTACCCAGTTTCCTGTTGAGGTATCCCCACTGGCTAAACGTAATCCAGATAATCCTATGCTAACGGATAGATTTGAATTATTTGTTGCTGGTATGGAACTTGCCAATGCATTTACCGAATTAAATGATCCATTTGATCAAGCAGAGCGCTTTCATGAGCAGGTTGCTGCAAAACATGCGGGTGATGCTGAAGCACATGCCTATGATGCAGACTTTATCCAAGCGCTTGAGCATGGTTTGCCGCCAACCGTAGGTGCTGGCATAGGTATTGATCGGTTGACTATGCTATTGACAAATACAACATCAATCCGCGATGTAATACTATTTCCAACGCTCAAGAGAAAATAG
- a CDS encoding beta-1,6-N-acetylglucosaminyltransferase, with protein MKIALLFLTIANIYHEPYWKQFLQGNESNYSIYIHAKEGISADSFFKPYELPSTVPTTWANTMKAQILLLKQALQDPLNEKFIFLSESTLPLRSFQQIYSIIMATDTSIFNYVPNPHQHIQNHLYNRRSLKDIPAEFRYKCSQWVILNRKHAGKIINDSYYIDLITRYEADNELYPATFLASQGLLSEVTKVDKTYVNWQKHNPPGSGNSIPFMFTNLHEPDQLICITKAISQGYLFARKFSKDANLIPLHSYLPYMNSK; from the coding sequence ATGAAAATTGCTTTATTATTTCTTACTATTGCTAACATTTACCATGAGCCTTATTGGAAACAGTTTCTACAGGGGAATGAAAGTAACTATTCAATCTATATTCATGCCAAAGAAGGCATCTCAGCTGATTCTTTTTTCAAGCCTTATGAATTACCATCTACTGTCCCTACTACCTGGGCTAATACTATGAAAGCCCAAATTCTCCTCTTAAAACAGGCATTACAAGATCCCTTGAATGAAAAATTTATTTTTTTATCTGAATCAACTCTCCCATTGCGCTCATTTCAACAAATCTATTCTATCATCATGGCTACAGATACAAGTATATTCAATTATGTACCAAATCCTCACCAACACATACAAAACCACTTGTACAATAGACGAAGTTTAAAAGATATTCCTGCTGAATTTCGTTATAAATGTTCACAATGGGTTATTCTAAACAGAAAACACGCTGGAAAAATAATAAATGATTCTTACTACATTGACCTGATCACGCGCTATGAAGCTGATAATGAACTCTACCCAGCAACATTTTTAGCATCACAAGGATTACTTTCAGAAGTGACTAAAGTAGATAAAACATATGTAAACTGGCAAAAACATAATCCTCCCGGCTCAGGAAACAGCATCCCATTCATGTTTACTAATTTACACGAACCGGACCAGCTTATTTGTATAACAAAAGCGATATCGCAAGGATATTTATTCGCACGCAAATTTTCTAAAGATGCAAATCTTATACCGCTTCACTCTTATTTGCCGTATATGAACTCTAAGTAA
- a CDS encoding septum formation initiator family protein yields MKSVKQIILRIFFVIETVVFAWMYIFGAQGVRVLHTLDAENHELECTVQHMRDELRELDQRIITWENEPFHKEKIAREQLQMARAGDTIYYRD; encoded by the coding sequence ATGAAGAGTGTAAAACAAATCATTTTACGTATTTTTTTTGTGATTGAAACGGTAGTATTTGCCTGGATGTATATATTTGGTGCGCAAGGAGTGCGTGTATTGCATACATTAGATGCAGAAAACCATGAGCTTGAATGCACGGTGCAACATATGCGTGATGAATTACGTGAACTTGATCAGCGTATTATTACTTGGGAGAACGAACCATTCCATAAAGAAAAAATAGCTCGTGAGCAGTTGCAGATGGCGCGTGCAGGTGATACCATCTATTATCGTGATTGA